A genomic window from Salvelinus namaycush isolate Seneca chromosome 5, SaNama_1.0, whole genome shotgun sequence includes:
- the LOC120048488 gene encoding FAST kinase domain-containing protein 4-like: MTSRLLGRCARLLPRATPQALATAARLPTPAAGPAKPLWAQAWRQPVVRGLCEGRSLVKEEYPIEPKRTQLDELLERAQSPQDVLQAWAAQGGKANQAAKTLVQLVRLAGREKGGAKMDQFELLNDPRLLDIMDTVIAQVASVWNGTLVSLLRSLSTLGIPPTAAVQRSIQTEVLWRVRRLSYKQLSFLADWGAGRKGQMEVLLVSAALKQLELRWTEIADARTVSTLMARAGHLSPALMDRLEDKALELAEGFGAEDIRRVCVSLASQGRRSVPLLRALSYHFLQKPSTDLTTPLLLDLAYAYGKLNFHHSQVFQRLAAELLPRMPEISSADVTRCAKSLAFLKWLHLPLFEAFAEHYSVNSQKYSTLQLCNLLMSLARLNFQPSKGEEFYKKVHSALEGVLPSLEAFLQTDVVWSLCVLQQAKPQHITALTQHTHVAKLSEGSLSRVENYRLKLLHIIATLQLEHPESLSSTLPTEAMLLPSTLGRDSPLSPLQTGLKGALGNLVGGKAEALRTGVNTIYGWTIDGELVVDSEIKPMDLVTLTAPHLPGGGGAKSLPAGACRLAFLTWEFPNYGSRSKDLLGRFTMMRRHLKLAGFILVEVPYYEWLELKSDWQKGAYVKDKMGKAIAEEMAK; encoded by the exons ATGACCAGCCGTCTGCTGGGCCGATGTGCCCGTCTCCTCCCCAGGGCCACCCCCCAGGCCTTAGCCACCGCTGCCCGCCTGCCTACGCCTGCAGCTGGGCCAGCAAAGCCGCTGTGGGCCCAGGCCTGGCGGCAGCCTGTGGTAAGGGGACTATGTGAGGGCAGGAGTTTGGTCAAAGAAGAGTATCCCATCGAGCCCAAACGCACCCAGCTGGATGAGCTCTTAGAGAGGGCCCAATCTCCACAGGATGTCCTGCAGGCGTGGGCGGCACAAGGAGGAAAGGCCAATCAGGCGGCTAAGACTCTGGTTCAGCTTGTCAGATTGGctgggagagagaaaggtggggCTAAAATGGACCAATTTGAGCTGCTGAATGATCCCAGACTGCTGGACATAATGGACACAGTTATTGCACAG GTAGCGTCAGTGTGGAATGGTACGCTGGTCTCTCTGCTGCGCTCCCTCTCTACTCTGGGTATTCCTCCTACAGCTGCAGTACAACGCTCCATCCAGACAGAGGTGCTGTGGCGTGTACGCAGACTCTCCTACAAACAGCTGTCTTTCCTGGCAGACTGGGGAGCAGGGCGGAAGGGTCAGATGGAGGTGTTGCTGGTGAGCGCAGCGCTGAAACAGCTGGAGCTCCGCTGGACTGAGATCGCTGACGCCAGAACAGTCAGTACCCTGATGGCTAGGGCTGGACATCTCAGTCCTGCACTGATGGACAGACTGGAGGATAAG GCGTTAGAGCTAGCTGAAGGGTTTGGGGCGGAGGATATCcgcagggtgtgtgtgtctctggcaTCTCAGGGACGCCGGTCAGTGCCTCTGCTCAGAGCTCTGTCCTACCACTTCCTACAGAAACCCTCAACAGACCTTACCACACCGCTACTGTTGGACCTCGCCTACGCATatg ggaagTTGAATTTCCACCACTCCCAGGTCTTCCAGCGATTGGCAGCCGAGTTGTTACCCAGAATGCCAGAGATTAGTTCTGCCGATGTCACTCGCTGCGCCAAATCACTAGCCTTCCTCAAGTGGCTCCATCTCCCATTGTTTGAGGCATTCGCTGAG CACTACAGCGTGAACAGTCAGAAGTACAGCACACTGCAGCTTTGTAACCTGCTCATGTCATTGGCCAGGCTCAACTTCCAGCCCAGCAAAGGGGAGGAGTTCTACAAGAAG GTCCACTCTGCCCTGGAGGGTGTTCTCCCCAGCCTGGAGGCGTTCCTGCAGACAGACGTGGtgtggtctctgtgtgtgttacagCAGGCCAAGCCCCAGCACATCACGGCCCTCACTCAACACACACATGTTGCCAAACTCTCAg AAGGCAGTCTGTCTCGAGTGGAGAACTATCGCCTGAAACTCCTCCACATCATTGCTACCCTCCAGTTAGAACACCCAGAGTCTCTGTCCTCCACCCTGCCTACAGAGGCCATGTTGCTTCCCTCCACCCTGGGCCGggactcccccctctcccctctacagACTGGGCTGAAGGGGGCCCTGGGTAATCTGGTGGGGGGGAAAGCAGAGGCCCTACGTACCGGGGTCAACACTATATATGGCTGGACCATAG ATGGAGAGCTGGTGGTGGACAGTGAAATTAAGCCAATGGACCTGGTGACCCTGACGGCCCCTCACCTGCCTGGAGGAGGGGGAGCCAAGTCCTTACCTGCGGGGGCATGCAG GTTAGCATTCCTGACCTGGGAGTTTCCTAACTATGGCTCCAGGAGTAAAGATCTGCTGGGAAGATTCACCATGATGAGACGGCACCTCAAACTGGCTGGCTTTATCCTTGTAGAG